A single region of the Chitinophaga niabensis genome encodes:
- a CDS encoding 3-dehydroquinate synthase, producing the protein MSYIQQSFSVQFEYKVFFTEKIFDTANTDFANFLESRAEKGIRKKLLFIVDDGVTKHHDYLQDQITAYFENIDGFELIQDIIVVPGGEASKNDLQLFYWLVNTLDQHAIDRHSYVVGIGGGSVLDLVGYVAAVSHRGVKHIRIPTTVLSQNDSGVGVKNGINYHGKKNFLGTFAPPAAVFNDATFLATLDERDWRSGMVEAVKVALIKDAGFFDWMESHAGLLTQADPASLQYLIRRCAELHMAHIGGAGDPFESGSSRPLDFGHWSAHKLEQLTDFELRHGEAVSIGIALDSVYSWLTGMLDADSLDRIIKLLKELRLPLYHPLLEIEDDQSAIVAGLEEFREHLGGQLTISLLRAIGKGQEVHSIDLAILRKAVNMLRDKW; encoded by the coding sequence ATGTCGTACATTCAGCAGTCATTTAGTGTTCAGTTTGAATACAAGGTCTTCTTCACAGAAAAGATCTTTGATACCGCAAATACAGATTTTGCAAACTTCCTGGAATCACGTGCAGAGAAAGGCATCCGGAAGAAGTTATTATTTATTGTAGACGATGGTGTAACCAAACATCATGATTACCTGCAGGATCAGATCACCGCTTATTTTGAAAATATAGATGGTTTTGAACTGATCCAGGATATTATAGTAGTGCCTGGTGGAGAAGCCTCTAAAAACGATCTGCAATTATTTTACTGGCTGGTGAATACACTGGACCAGCATGCTATAGACCGTCATTCCTATGTAGTAGGTATTGGCGGAGGTTCTGTACTGGACCTGGTGGGTTATGTTGCAGCCGTGAGCCATCGCGGGGTTAAACATATCCGTATCCCTACTACTGTTCTTTCCCAGAACGATTCCGGTGTAGGTGTGAAGAATGGGATCAATTATCACGGTAAGAAAAACTTCCTTGGAACTTTTGCACCACCTGCCGCCGTATTTAATGATGCCACTTTTCTTGCCACTTTGGACGAAAGGGATTGGCGTTCAGGCATGGTAGAGGCCGTTAAAGTAGCATTGATAAAAGATGCCGGGTTCTTTGACTGGATGGAATCCCATGCAGGTTTACTAACGCAGGCAGATCCTGCAAGTTTGCAATACCTGATCCGCCGTTGTGCGGAATTACATATGGCACATATTGGTGGTGCAGGTGATCCGTTTGAAAGTGGTTCTTCCCGTCCTTTGGATTTTGGTCACTGGAGTGCGCACAAACTGGAGCAACTCACTGATTTTGAATTGCGCCATGGTGAAGCTGTTTCTATCGGCATTGCGCTGGATAGCGTGTATTCCTGGTTAACAGGAATGCTGGATGCGGATTCGCTGGACCGTATCATCAAATTACTAAAAGAGCTGAGGCTTCCTTTATACCATCCGTTGCTGGAAATTGAAGATGATCAATCTGCTATTGTTGCCGGGCTGGAAGAGTTCAGAGAACATCTTGGCGGTCAATTGACCATTTCGCTCCTTCGTGCCATCGGCAAAGGACAGGAAGTGCATTCGATTGACCTGGCGATTTTGCGCAAGGCGGTAAATATGCTGCGCGATAAATGGTGA
- a CDS encoding TatD family hydrolase, translated as MCCSAELTEKDLVPQSINPAYLEAIKGMRFFDPHVHMTSRTTDDYQAMADAGVVALIEPAFWLGQPRTGVDTFRDYYSSLVGWERFRSSQFGIKHYCTIGLNSKEANNEKLSEQVMEILPLFIYKEGVVGIGEIGFDDQTALEEKYYRAQLQLAKDAGLPVQIHTPHRDKKQGTQRSMDIAIEMGLDPYMVIVDHNNEETVKEVLDRGFWAAFTIYPFTKMGNERMVEIVKQYGTERIMVNSAADWGISDPLAVPKTAALMLERGIDKAAIELVTYRNAITAFAQSGQINEADFENVIPVDQSLKYNGSTVLRGGQQPRPNKQSTIIR; from the coding sequence ATGTGTTGTAGTGCTGAACTGACGGAAAAAGACCTGGTACCCCAATCTATAAATCCTGCCTACCTGGAAGCCATCAAAGGCATGCGTTTTTTTGATCCGCATGTACATATGACTTCCCGTACAACGGACGATTACCAGGCCATGGCTGATGCAGGGGTAGTTGCTTTGATAGAACCCGCTTTCTGGTTAGGCCAGCCAAGGACTGGGGTGGATACTTTCCGGGATTATTATAGCAGCCTTGTTGGCTGGGAGCGTTTCCGCTCTTCCCAATTCGGGATCAAACATTATTGCACGATCGGATTGAACTCCAAAGAAGCAAATAATGAAAAACTGAGTGAGCAGGTGATGGAGATCTTACCGCTCTTCATTTATAAAGAAGGAGTGGTAGGTATCGGGGAGATAGGATTTGATGATCAAACCGCGCTGGAAGAAAAATACTATCGTGCACAACTGCAGCTGGCAAAGGATGCAGGGCTGCCGGTACAGATCCATACGCCACACAGGGATAAAAAGCAAGGTACACAGCGCAGTATGGACATTGCAATTGAAATGGGCCTTGATCCTTACATGGTGATCGTAGACCATAATAATGAAGAAACGGTGAAAGAAGTACTGGACAGGGGTTTCTGGGCAGCCTTCACCATTTACCCTTTTACGAAAATGGGAAATGAAAGGATGGTAGAGATCGTGAAGCAATATGGAACAGAACGTATCATGGTAAATTCTGCTGCAGACTGGGGTATCAGCGATCCGCTGGCAGTGCCTAAAACAGCGGCATTGATGCTGGAACGCGGAATAGATAAAGCAGCGATAGAATTAGTCACTTACCGTAATGCCATCACGGCATTTGCACAAAGCGGCCAGATCAACGAAGCTGATTTTGAAAATGTTATCCCTGTTGACCAAAGCCTGAAATATAATGGCAGCACTGTTCTTCGGGGCGGCCAGCAACCAAGGCCTAATAAACAATCTACCATTATCCGGTAG
- a CDS encoding EboA domain-containing protein — protein MGYAYEQHKVSSDLYQTILNHASEKGKKWLEERLGAWKEQGTLQQFNLAFTAAPRFLGRDEVNTTDPRLEGYTLDRLFRSWWLLQLPVTDQQQYVQTIENLFNSAEMNEQVALYGALPLLAFPEAWKLRTAEGIRSNIGVVLEAIMLHNPYPAKYLDEAAWNQLVLKAFFTEKPVHKIEGLDERANPTLARILCDYAHERRAAGRTVHPMLWRLIGPFINETNFPDIERTWYSEHHAEREAAALACSMSTYGPAQTLLDSRSEVKADIAAGKLSWETVAGRVNG, from the coding sequence ATGGGATACGCATATGAGCAGCACAAAGTCTCCTCGGACCTATATCAGACCATTCTCAACCATGCATCAGAAAAGGGGAAAAAGTGGCTGGAGGAGCGTTTAGGAGCCTGGAAAGAGCAGGGTACCCTGCAACAGTTCAATCTCGCCTTTACGGCGGCCCCCCGTTTCTTAGGGCGGGATGAGGTAAATACCACAGATCCAAGGCTGGAAGGATATACACTGGACCGTTTATTCCGTTCCTGGTGGTTATTACAGCTGCCTGTTACGGATCAGCAGCAATACGTGCAAACGATAGAGAACCTGTTCAATTCTGCTGAAATGAATGAGCAGGTAGCCTTGTACGGGGCCTTGCCTTTACTGGCATTTCCGGAGGCCTGGAAACTGCGTACGGCAGAAGGGATCCGGTCCAATATAGGGGTGGTTTTGGAAGCTATTATGCTCCATAATCCTTACCCTGCAAAGTACCTGGACGAAGCTGCCTGGAACCAGCTGGTACTCAAGGCCTTTTTTACAGAAAAACCCGTGCATAAGATAGAAGGGCTGGATGAACGGGCAAACCCAACACTGGCAAGGATCCTATGTGATTATGCACATGAAAGGAGGGCTGCCGGAAGAACTGTGCATCCCATGTTATGGCGGCTGATAGGGCCTTTCATCAATGAAACTAATTTCCCTGATATTGAAAGGACCTGGTATTCAGAACATCATGCAGAGCGGGAAGCCGCTGCTCTGGCCTGTTCTATGAGTACATACGGTCCTGCGCAGACACTGCTGGACAGTCGTTCCGAAGTAAAAGCAGATATTGCAGCCGGAAAACTGAGTTGGGAAACCGTTGCCGGTCGTGTAAATGGCTAA
- a CDS encoding 3-keto-disaccharide hydrolase has product MKKYILLGCGLLWMSASFAQNGKWQNLFNGKDLKGWKQLNGKATYEVKNGEIIGTTVIAEPNSFLATEKNYGDFIFEVEYKLDKDFNSGIQFRSQSKSDYQNGRVFGYQMEVDPSERRWSGGVYEEGRRGWLYPLDLNPVAQKAYKANTWNKYRIECRGPEIRTFINGVPAAHVIDPELPSGFIALQVHGIGKKQEDVGKTIRWKNIRIIENPAASQYSPYDDVYVVNNIPNTLSEQEKRQGIRLLWDGSTTKGWRGAHKPAFPAKGWEIKDGVLSVAPSDGKESTNGGDIVTDEEFAAFDLEFDFQLTEGANSGVKYFVTESENNTGSAIGLEFQVLDDDKHPDAKLGAAGNRKLGSLYDLIPAYKFGNSHKKIGEWNHGRVVVYPDNRVEHWLNGHKVVSYVRGDNIFKALVARSKFEKIPNFGLAPKGHILLQDHGNAVNYRSVKIKILK; this is encoded by the coding sequence ATGAAAAAGTATATCCTGTTAGGTTGCGGATTACTATGGATGTCAGCCTCTTTCGCGCAGAATGGCAAATGGCAGAACCTCTTTAACGGCAAAGACCTGAAAGGCTGGAAGCAGCTGAATGGCAAAGCTACGTACGAAGTTAAGAACGGAGAGATCATCGGCACCACCGTGATCGCTGAACCAAATTCATTCCTGGCAACAGAAAAGAATTATGGTGATTTTATTTTTGAAGTGGAATATAAACTGGATAAGGATTTTAATTCCGGGATCCAGTTTCGCAGTCAAAGTAAATCAGACTATCAGAATGGCCGGGTTTTTGGATACCAGATGGAAGTAGATCCTTCTGAACGCCGCTGGAGTGGTGGCGTGTATGAAGAAGGCCGCCGCGGCTGGTTATATCCCCTGGATCTGAACCCGGTTGCACAAAAAGCCTATAAAGCAAATACCTGGAATAAATACCGTATCGAATGCCGCGGTCCTGAAATACGCACCTTTATTAATGGTGTTCCTGCCGCACATGTAATCGATCCGGAATTACCTTCGGGTTTCATTGCCTTACAGGTCCATGGCATCGGCAAAAAACAGGAAGATGTAGGTAAAACGATCCGCTGGAAGAACATCCGCATTATCGAAAATCCTGCAGCATCTCAATATTCTCCATATGACGACGTTTATGTGGTGAATAATATTCCAAACACACTGTCCGAACAGGAGAAACGCCAGGGCATCCGCTTACTGTGGGACGGTTCTACCACCAAAGGTTGGAGAGGCGCACACAAACCTGCCTTCCCTGCTAAAGGATGGGAGATCAAAGATGGCGTACTGAGTGTTGCTCCTTCCGACGGAAAAGAATCTACCAATGGTGGAGACATTGTAACGGATGAAGAGTTTGCGGCTTTTGACCTGGAATTTGATTTCCAGCTCACCGAAGGTGCCAACAGCGGCGTGAAGTATTTTGTAACAGAATCAGAGAACAACACCGGCTCTGCCATCGGCCTGGAATTCCAGGTACTGGACGACGATAAACATCCGGATGCTAAACTGGGCGCCGCAGGTAATCGTAAATTAGGATCTTTGTACGACCTGATCCCGGCTTATAAATTCGGCAATTCTCACAAAAAGATTGGCGAATGGAATCACGGCCGCGTAGTGGTTTATCCTGATAATCGCGTGGAACACTGGCTGAATGGCCATAAAGTAGTAAGTTACGTTAGAGGGGACAACATTTTCAAAGCACTGGTTGCCCGTAGCAAATTTGAGAAAATCCCGAACTTCGGTTTGGCACCCAAAGGACATATTCTCCTGCAAGATCATGGCAATGCTGTGAACTATCGCAGTGTTAAGATAAAGATTCTGAAATAG
- a CDS encoding alkaline phosphatase family protein produces MKKTVVIDVVGLSSSLIGAHTPFLAAFAKKYHHTSIQPMLPAVTTAVQSTYVTGVWPSEHGIVGNGWYDRTDAEIKFWKQSNKLVHGEKVWERARQLHPGFTCSKMFWWYNMYSSADFSVTPRPQYLSDGRKMPDCYAHPSSLRDELQKELGQFPLFQFWGPGADIRSTQWIADASMLTDKWHDPNLTLIYLPHLDYCLQKYGHNYTKIAPELQAIDKVCQQLVTYYESKGCEIVLLSEYGITDVDHPIHLNRLFREHGLLAIREERGLELLDAGASKAFVVADHQIAHVYVNDPSCYKKVRELVENVPGVELVLDREGKRKHHLHHERSGEFVLVADAKSWFTYYYWQDDAKAPDFARIVDIHRKPGYDPVEMFLNPADPFVKMKVIGKVLKKKLGFRYLMNVIPLDATLIKGSHGRITADAKDHPVLISTQPTKTGVIATDVHDIILQHLGLL; encoded by the coding sequence ATGAAAAAAACGGTGGTTATTGATGTAGTTGGATTGTCTTCTTCCCTAATCGGAGCGCATACGCCCTTTCTGGCGGCGTTTGCAAAAAAATATCATCATACTTCTATCCAACCTATGCTGCCGGCAGTGACCACTGCTGTACAATCTACTTATGTAACCGGCGTATGGCCCAGTGAGCATGGAATTGTAGGGAATGGCTGGTACGATAGGACAGATGCTGAAATAAAATTTTGGAAACAATCCAATAAACTGGTACATGGGGAGAAGGTCTGGGAGCGTGCAAGGCAATTACATCCCGGTTTTACCTGTTCTAAAATGTTCTGGTGGTACAATATGTATTCCAGTGCCGACTTCTCCGTTACACCCCGTCCGCAATATTTATCAGATGGCCGTAAGATGCCGGATTGTTATGCACACCCTTCTTCCCTGCGGGATGAGCTGCAAAAGGAGCTGGGGCAATTCCCGCTTTTCCAGTTCTGGGGCCCTGGTGCGGATATCCGTTCTACGCAATGGATCGCAGATGCTTCCATGCTTACGGATAAATGGCATGATCCAAACCTTACACTGATCTATTTACCACATCTTGATTATTGTTTACAGAAATACGGACATAACTACACGAAGATTGCGCCTGAACTACAGGCCATTGATAAAGTATGTCAGCAGCTGGTAACCTATTATGAAAGCAAAGGCTGCGAGATCGTCCTTTTATCAGAATACGGTATTACGGATGTGGACCATCCTATTCATCTGAACCGTCTTTTCAGGGAACATGGTTTGCTGGCTATCCGCGAGGAAAGAGGACTGGAACTGCTGGATGCAGGAGCGTCCAAAGCCTTTGTGGTGGCAGATCATCAGATAGCACACGTATATGTGAACGATCCTTCCTGTTATAAAAAAGTACGGGAACTGGTAGAAAATGTACCGGGCGTTGAGCTGGTACTGGACAGGGAGGGAAAACGCAAACATCATCTGCATCATGAACGTAGCGGGGAATTTGTGCTGGTGGCCGATGCTAAAAGCTGGTTCACTTATTATTACTGGCAGGATGATGCAAAAGCGCCTGATTTTGCCCGTATTGTAGATATACACCGTAAGCCGGGATACGATCCCGTAGAAATGTTCCTGAACCCTGCTGATCCTTTTGTAAAGATGAAAGTGATCGGGAAAGTATTAAAGAAGAAATTAGGTTTCCGTTACCTGATGAATGTGATCCCGCTGGATGCTACGCTGATCAAAGGCTCGCATGGAAGGATAACAGCGGATGCAAAAGATCACCCGGTACTGATCAGTACACAGCCCACTAAAACAGGGGTGATTGCCACTGATGTTCACGATATTATTTTGCAGCATCTGGGTTTGCTGTAA
- the scpB gene encoding SMC-Scp complex subunit ScpB has product MEISQLIPHVEALIFAADRPLPAADILELLNNALAFLEDRATQEQVDGAIEAIQEKYNSEFYAFCVRESGGGFQFLTKKDYYQTVAQLNGEKFLKRLSTAALETLAIIAYKQPISKGEIEHIRGVSTDYSITKLLEKELIVISGRSEDLPGKPLLYSTSKAFMDYFGLNSPKDLPQLKELFEEDFVAPTQLTIEGGAEELTVDEEELLDENGQLIVLENGELTETTTVMMEDDFTGEVSEELDRSSVIEGEVETEEEEGIEAEESEEVETEEEDNENTPAMEASSNEDEGEEVESEEETDDDESEDEDEEEEDEDNEDEEEDEDEDEEEDEEGDDEEDDDEDDDEEDEEDEEEDDEEDEDDDDDESDEEDEEKEDDEEAEIEGADDRLNDEEDNEESEDDDKK; this is encoded by the coding sequence ATGGAAATTTCTCAGCTCATTCCGCATGTAGAAGCATTGATCTTTGCCGCAGACAGGCCTTTACCGGCCGCAGACATCCTGGAGCTGCTTAACAATGCCCTGGCGTTCCTGGAAGACCGTGCCACGCAGGAGCAGGTAGATGGGGCTATTGAGGCCATCCAGGAGAAATACAACTCTGAATTCTATGCATTCTGTGTACGGGAGAGTGGTGGTGGGTTTCAGTTCCTGACAAAGAAGGATTATTACCAGACGGTAGCGCAGCTGAACGGGGAGAAATTCCTCAAACGCTTATCTACGGCCGCTTTGGAAACACTTGCTATTATTGCTTATAAACAACCCATCTCCAAAGGGGAAATTGAACATATCCGCGGGGTAAGTACGGATTATTCCATCACTAAATTGCTGGAGAAAGAACTGATCGTTATCTCTGGGCGTAGTGAGGATTTACCCGGAAAACCACTGTTATACTCTACATCCAAAGCGTTCATGGATTATTTCGGGCTGAATTCCCCGAAGGACCTGCCGCAGCTGAAGGAACTGTTCGAAGAAGATTTTGTGGCGCCTACGCAATTGACAATTGAAGGCGGTGCCGAGGAATTGACAGTGGATGAAGAAGAACTGCTGGATGAAAACGGGCAATTAATTGTTCTGGAGAATGGGGAGTTGACGGAGACCACCACTGTGATGATGGAAGATGATTTTACCGGGGAGGTTTCTGAGGAGTTGGATAGATCTTCGGTGATAGAGGGAGAAGTGGAGACAGAGGAAGAGGAAGGGATTGAAGCAGAAGAAAGTGAAGAAGTGGAAACTGAAGAAGAAGATAATGAGAATACTCCTGCGATGGAGGCATCTTCGAATGAGGATGAAGGTGAAGAGGTTGAATCTGAGGAAGAGACTGATGATGATGAAAGTGAAGACGAAGATGAGGAAGAAGAGGACGAGGACAATGAAGACGAAGAGGAAGACGAAGATGAGGACGAGGAAGAAGATGAAGAAGGTGATGACGAAGAAGATGATGATGAGGACGACGACGAGGAGGATGAAGAAGACGAGGAAGAGGATGATGAGGAAGACGAAGATGACGATGACGATGAGTCCGACGAGGAAGATGAAGAAAAAGAAGATGACGAAGAAGCAGAGATCGAAGGCGCAGATGATAGATTGAATGACGAAGAAGATAATGAAGAATCTGAAGACGACGATAAAAAGTAA
- a CDS encoding transmembrane 220 family protein, translating to MKIFNVVFCVLFILFAALQWNDPDPYIWMPIYLYGAVFCGLAATGSYYKGWYLFGILAYLGYAIYLFFTKDGVLDWATEHHAENIAGAMKASTPWIEDTREFFGLFILIIVLLVNFVHASQKKAKKMRKKMMKIG from the coding sequence ATGAAAATATTCAATGTTGTTTTTTGTGTGCTGTTTATCTTATTCGCTGCGCTGCAGTGGAACGACCCGGACCCCTACATCTGGATGCCTATCTACCTTTACGGAGCTGTTTTCTGCGGTTTAGCCGCCACCGGCAGCTATTATAAAGGCTGGTACCTCTTCGGCATCCTGGCCTACCTGGGCTACGCCATCTATCTGTTTTTCACCAAAGACGGGGTACTGGACTGGGCAACAGAGCACCATGCAGAAAATATTGCCGGTGCCATGAAAGCCTCCACGCCCTGGATTGAAGATACCCGGGAATTTTTTGGTCTTTTTATCCTGATCATCGTACTGTTGGTGAATTTTGTACATGCCAGCCAGAAAAAAGCCAAGAAAATGAGGAAAAAGATGATGAAGATCGGCTGA
- the eboC gene encoding UbiA-like protein EboC (EboC, a homolog the polyprenyltransferase UbiA, belongs to system of proteins involved in the trafficking of precursor metabolites to an extracytoplasmic compartment so that the biosynthesis of certain natural products, such as scytonemin, can be completed.), producing the protein MNYIFSKLIGYLRLMRPANILTAITDILAGIAISGFLATGLGDVQAILQVTCMAIATIGLYGGGVVFNDVFDAALDRVERPERPIPSGIISRTEGVVLGSYLLLLGVLAAFTVGELSGFLAIGIAVAALVYNKWGKHHNLLGPVNMGLCRGLNLLLGMSIIPHALEKYGWLAVLPVLYIAAITMISRDEVHGGKKRTLMYAALGYGIVYTTIFVLGGLNHKFFEVIPFLLVFIWMIMRPLLAAMKEPTGPNIGKAVRGGIIGLIAMNAAWVAAFAPFPYALAVLAFLPLSFLLSKAFAVT; encoded by the coding sequence GTGAACTATATCTTCAGCAAACTGATCGGCTATTTGCGACTGATGCGGCCCGCGAACATACTAACAGCTATAACAGATATACTGGCCGGGATTGCTATTTCAGGATTTTTGGCAACAGGGTTGGGGGATGTGCAAGCCATCCTGCAGGTTACCTGTATGGCCATTGCTACCATCGGTCTTTATGGTGGTGGCGTAGTTTTTAATGATGTTTTTGATGCCGCGCTGGACAGGGTGGAACGTCCTGAAAGGCCTATTCCCAGTGGGATTATTTCCCGTACTGAAGGGGTGGTCTTAGGGAGTTACCTGTTATTACTGGGAGTGCTGGCAGCTTTCACTGTAGGGGAATTATCCGGTTTCCTGGCTATAGGTATTGCGGTGGCGGCGCTGGTATATAATAAATGGGGCAAACACCATAACCTGCTGGGGCCGGTGAACATGGGGCTTTGCAGAGGATTGAACCTGCTGCTGGGCATGAGCATTATTCCGCATGCACTTGAAAAGTACGGCTGGCTGGCAGTTTTGCCCGTATTGTATATTGCTGCCATCACCATGATCAGCAGGGATGAGGTACATGGCGGCAAAAAACGAACATTGATGTATGCCGCACTGGGATACGGCATTGTATATACGACCATTTTTGTGCTGGGGGGGCTGAACCATAAATTCTTTGAAGTGATCCCCTTCCTGCTGGTATTTATCTGGATGATCATGCGGCCTTTACTGGCTGCCATGAAAGAACCTACCGGCCCCAATATCGGAAAGGCAGTACGGGGCGGTATTATTGGATTAATTGCCATGAATGCTGCATGGGTGGCTGCTTTTGCTCCTTTCCCCTATGCGCTGGCCGTATTGGCCTTCCTCCCGCTCTCTTTTTTGCTCTCCAAAGCCTTTGCTGTTACCTGA
- the eboE gene encoding metabolite traffic protein EboE — protein sequence MQTPYGHLTYCTNIHAGENWGEHFSQLKTHIPAVKAKVSPNAPFGIGLRLSNLASLELSKEPTLKEFQEWLKAEDCYVFTMNGFPYGGFHHEVVKDQVHTPDWTTAERVAYTIRLFRILAALLPAGMEGGISTSPLSYKYWLRCQEEHQSVMESATLNMLLVVEQLIKTHHGGGPLMHLDVEPEPDGMLENSKEYIDWYFQHLLPAGVIMFSDKFGMTEEEAIAAIKQHVQLCYDVCHFAVSYEDPLVVLERLHYFGLKTGKVQISAALKGILGKDGGRQATIAAFSEFNEPVYLHQVIARTTDNKKIHYPDMPQALADAANPEVEEWRAHYHVPVFVQDFGVLTSTRDDISRVLARQITKPFSFHLEVETYTWEVLPAGLKQEMGTSIAREMKWVLQQLELS from the coding sequence ATGCAAACTCCATACGGACACCTCACGTATTGTACAAACATTCATGCAGGTGAAAACTGGGGAGAACATTTTTCTCAATTAAAAACGCACATCCCTGCTGTAAAAGCCAAGGTGTCTCCTAATGCTCCATTCGGAATAGGCCTTCGGCTGAGTAACCTCGCTAGTCTTGAACTGTCCAAAGAACCAACGCTGAAAGAATTCCAGGAATGGCTGAAAGCGGAAGACTGTTACGTATTTACGATGAACGGCTTCCCTTACGGCGGCTTTCATCATGAAGTGGTAAAAGACCAGGTGCATACGCCGGATTGGACAACCGCAGAACGTGTAGCTTATACCATCCGGTTATTCCGTATCCTGGCAGCATTACTGCCTGCAGGAATGGAAGGCGGTATTTCTACTTCTCCTTTATCTTATAAATACTGGCTGCGTTGCCAGGAAGAACATCAGTCGGTAATGGAAAGCGCTACGCTGAACATGTTGCTGGTGGTAGAACAACTCATTAAAACACATCATGGCGGCGGGCCTTTGATGCACCTGGATGTAGAGCCGGAACCAGATGGCATGCTGGAAAATTCAAAAGAATATATTGATTGGTATTTCCAGCATTTGTTACCTGCCGGTGTGATCATGTTCAGCGATAAGTTTGGCATGACGGAAGAAGAAGCGATTGCGGCGATCAAACAACATGTGCAGTTATGCTATGATGTTTGCCACTTTGCCGTGTCTTATGAAGATCCGCTGGTGGTATTGGAGCGTTTGCATTATTTCGGATTGAAAACCGGTAAGGTACAGATCAGCGCGGCTTTGAAAGGCATCTTAGGAAAAGACGGAGGCCGGCAGGCTACCATTGCTGCGTTCTCAGAATTTAATGAACCTGTCTATTTACACCAGGTAATTGCCCGTACCACGGATAATAAAAAGATCCATTACCCGGATATGCCGCAGGCACTGGCAGATGCAGCGAATCCTGAAGTAGAGGAATGGCGCGCACATTATCATGTGCCGGTATTTGTGCAGGACTTTGGCGTGTTAACTTCCACGCGTGATGATATCAGTCGTGTTTTAGCACGGCAGATAACGAAACCTTTCAGTTTTCACCTGGAAGTGGAGACCTATACCTGGGAAGTATTGCCGGCTGGCTTAAAGCAGGAAATGGGCACGTCTATTGCAAGAGAAATGAAGTGGGTCTTACAACAGTTAGAATTATCCTGA
- the atpG gene encoding ATP synthase F1 subunit gamma, with protein MSGQLKEVRNRIKSIQSTQQITKAMKMVSAAKLRRAQDAIVQMRPYAVKLQEMLQNIVSSSEGDIDLALAANRQVEKVLLVAITSDRGLCGAYNSNVIKLTKQAIREKYAAQYAKGQVEILPIGKKAWEHFTKNGYKVNDKYWQLFSHLTFENVKAAAAVAMEGFISGEYDAVDIIYSEFKNAATQRFKIEQFLPIAKVETTEGTSTQKADYIFEPEKDTLIAELMPKILNTQFFKAVLDGHASEHGARMTAMDKATENAGELLRSLKIEYNRARQAAITTELTEIVSGAAALMG; from the coding sequence ATGTCTGGACAGCTTAAAGAAGTTCGTAACCGTATTAAATCCATCCAGTCTACCCAGCAGATCACTAAAGCCATGAAAATGGTGAGTGCTGCCAAGTTGCGCCGTGCGCAGGATGCCATTGTTCAAATGCGTCCTTATGCCGTAAAGCTGCAGGAAATGCTCCAGAACATTGTGAGCAGTTCTGAAGGGGATATTGATCTGGCACTGGCGGCTAACCGCCAGGTAGAAAAAGTACTGCTGGTGGCTATTACATCAGACAGGGGATTGTGCGGGGCTTACAACTCCAATGTTATTAAGCTGACCAAACAGGCTATCCGTGAGAAATATGCCGCCCAATATGCCAAGGGCCAGGTAGAGATCCTGCCGATCGGTAAAAAGGCCTGGGAGCATTTTACCAAGAATGGCTATAAAGTGAATGATAAGTACTGGCAATTATTTTCGCATCTCACTTTTGAGAATGTGAAAGCAGCTGCGGCCGTGGCGATGGAAGGTTTCATCAGCGGAGAGTACGATGCGGTGGACATTATTTACAGCGAATTCAAGAATGCCGCTACCCAGCGGTTCAAAATAGAGCAGTTCCTGCCTATCGCCAAAGTGGAAACAACAGAAGGCACCAGTACCCAGAAAGCGGATTATATCTTTGAACCTGAGAAAGATACGCTGATCGCTGAGTTGATGCCAAAGATCCTGAACACCCAGTTCTTTAAAGCGGTACTGGATGGTCACGCTTCTGAACATGGCGCCCGGATGACGGCCATGGATAAAGCCACTGAAAATGCAGGCGAACTCTTACGCAGCCTGAAGATCGAATACAACCGTGCCCGCCAGGCGGCCATTACCACAGAGCTGACAGAGATTGTGAGTGGTGCCGCAGCTTTGATGGGTTGA